The sequence CACCACCAGCAGGATGCACACCCCCGGCGGGACCAGGTACCACCAGGCCCCGATCGAGGCCGCCCCCTGGGTGAAGGCCGCGTCCAGCATCGAGCCCCAGGAGACCCGCAGCGGGTCGCCCAGCCCCAGGAAGGCCAGGGTGGTCTCGGACAGGATGGCCACGGCCACGATCAGGACGGTGTTGGCGAAGATCAGCGGGACCGTGTTGGGCAGGATGTGGCGGGTGATCAGGTGCCAGTCGCCGGCCCCCAGGGCCCGGGCCCGCTCGATGTAGGGCCGCGAGGTCACGGCCAGGGCCTGGGCGCGGACGATCCTGGCCGTGCCCGGCCAGGAGGTGATCCCGATGACGAAGGCGATGTTGGCCAGCGACGGCCCCAGCACCGTGGCCAGGACGATGGCCAGGGGCAGGAACGGGATGACCAGGAACCAGTCGGTGACCCGCATCAGCAGCGAGTCGGTCCA is a genomic window of Actinomycetota bacterium containing:
- a CDS encoding ABC transporter permease, translating into WTDSLLMRVTDWFLVIPFLPLAIVLATVLGPSLANIAFVIGITSWPGTARIVRAQALAVTSRPYIERARALGAGDWHLITRHILPNTVPLIFANTVLIVAVAILSETTLAFLGLGDPLRVSWGSMLDAAFTQGAASIGAWWYLVPPGVCILLVVLAFTMIGQALESVLNPRLRGR